The sequence below is a genomic window from Lujinxingia litoralis.
ATGGCCGCGTCGCTCTGGGGGGCGCGCAGCCGGCTGGCGGTGGATTCGCCGCGCAGTGTGAAGGCCCGCAGCGTCTCGAAGGGATCGTCGCCCTGGCCCAGGCGCGCGGTGGCTCGGAGATCGGTGTTGAAGCGTTCGACCGAGGCGCCGGGGTTGTGGATTCCCTGGGCATCGACGACCAGGCGTGTCTGGAGGGAACGTGGGGCTTCGGGGCGCTTCTGGCTGGCGAGGCGGAGGTTTGCGCGCTCGACTCGGTTGCCCTGGGTGCGCAGGTTGGTGAGGTTGACCCGTAGATCGTTTTCCAGGTCGGTGAGGCTGGCGAGCGGATCGTTTAGGGGGAGGGCGAGTTCGATGCGCCCCTGGTCTTGAGCGCGGAGGCTGCCAAGGCGGTGTGGGCCCAGGGCGACGCCGGCGGCGCGGGCGTCCAGGGTGTAGGTGGCGTGGTAGCGGTGGGAGGATTCTCCGGCGCGTTTGAGGTCGGCCACCAGGGTTCCGCGGCTGTTGTTGATGGCCACGTCGAAGGCGTCAAAACCCTCGAAACGCCACCGGGCGTCGAGGCTGAGGGCCCGGGCCGCCTCCGTGAGTTCGTCGATGGCCGGGTCGAAACGTCCGTCGAGATCCAGGGAGACGTCGGCGGTCACCGGGGCTTCGCCGGTGAGTTCGCTGGCCCGACGAGCCTGCACGTTGTCGGCGGTGGTGCGCAGGGCCGCCTGCAGGCGGCCCTCGGGGTTGAGGCGCGCGGAGGCAAAGAGGTCGAGGTAGGGCGAGAGTGCCGCCAGGCGATGGGCTCGAAGCTCGCCGGCGGAAAGATCGCCGGCAACGTAGAGGAGTTCGGCCTCGTAGGTGGCGTCGTAGCGCAGCTCGTCGGCCCGGGCGCGGATGCCGGTGTGCATCGTGTCGGGATCGAAGCCCAGGCCCATGACCTGAGCACGGAGCCGGGTGGTCAAGCCCGGGAGTTCGAGGCCCGGGGCAACAGCCGAGGTTGTGAGGGTGGGCGTGCTCAGCGTGGCCAGGTAGCGCGGGGTTTCGGAGCTGTAGTCGGCGAGTTGAGCGCTGAGTTCGAGAGGGGCCTCCACGCCAGGGAGGTTAAGGGTGAGGAGGGCTTCGAGTTGTTTGCCGCCAGCAGCGCGGGCGCTCAGCGTGATGGGGCCGGAGAGTCCCAGGGGCTGCGCGCTGAAGCGATCCAGGGTAGTGGCCGGTACGCGCAAGGTGTCCAGGTGGGCGAAGGCTTGTTCCAGCGGGGGGGAGGGCGCGGTGTCGTCGGTGGATGATGCTTCCGAGGCGGGGGGTAAGGTGAGGGTGGCCTGGAGCGCGTTTACGTCGAAGAGTTCGCCGGCGCGCAGCTGCCCGATCTCGGCGTGGATAAGGTTGCCGCTGAGGCGCAGGTGGCTCTCGCCGAGGCTCAGGTGCTGGGCGTCGGCCAACCAGTCGAGGTGGGCCTGAAACTCGAGGTGTTTAAGGTCTGCCAGGATGTCTTCCCGGTAGAGCGACGTGGTGAGTTCCGCGTGGAGTTCGTCGAGCGCGGCGCTGAGCGGGGCGCCGGGGATGCCGTCGGCGTCCGGGTGAGCACTTTGCCAGGAGCGCCGCCAGATGGTCGAGAGCTGGGAGGGCGTATCCCGGGCCTGGTTAAGCGCCTGGACGGAGCGCGAGCGTAGCGCTTGAAGGGACGCGTTGTCGGGGGCTTCGCTGGCTTCGTCCAGATAGGCGATGAACCCCTGTTGGATGCGTACCCGGTCGACGTAGATGGCGATGCCAAGGGGTTCGCCGGGTGCGTCCGAGGGGGCGCTGAGAAGCGTCCAGTTGAGTCTCTGGTCCGGGTAGGAGCGTACCACCAGCTGGGGTTCGCTGACCTGGACCTCTTCAATGATGAGCTGGCCGCGAAGGAGCGCGCCTGGCTTATATGACAGGGCTACTTCGGGGATGAATGCAGCGAGATTATCCCGGCTGTCGAAGATCGTGACGTCGCTAACCCGGGCGCCTGTCAGGAGTGAACCACGGACGTGTCCGAGCGCAACGCGGCCTTCGAGGCCTTCATTGACGCTGGCGAGGACGCGACGCACCAGCGGGTCGCGCACCGCGCCGATCTGCAGCGCAAGCAACGCAAGCAGGATCAGCGCAAGCAACGCCGCCAGGCTCAGGCCAAGGCCTTTTGCTATTCGTGTTATCCAGCGTTTCATCACCATCCAGCGCCAGGCGCGACTCCAGGGGGCGACATCTTCCCAGATTCATCCCGAGAGGCAAAGCATCGGCTGTGTTGTGGCGGCCCCGAGTCGATGAAGGCGGAGGTTGCGCCCGAGTCTTACGCAGCGTTACGATAGGGCGCGAGACAATGTCCAGGAATGACAACGCACTCAACATGGTGACCCGCCCCCGCAGGTCACGCGAAGGCGCGTCGCCACAAGGCGCGCAACAGGATAGGAGGCAACGCATGGTGGTCGATCGAATCAAGGCTTCGAGCGGTCTTATGAAGACGCTGCTCGGGCTGTGCCTGATGGTCTGCGCGCTGGCGACAGCGTCGCCGGCGATGGCTCAGGGCACCTCGATGCTGGAGACGATCCGCGGAGCGAATGACGCCTTTGAGGCTGAGGACTACCAGACGGCCTACGATCTTTACAGCCGCGCCTATGCGGAGCTTCCCGAGCCGACGATTCTCTACCGGATGGGGCAGGCTGCCGAGCAGCTGGGGATGTATCGGGAGGCGATTGAGCATTACACCACGTACCTGGATGAAGGGCAGGATATCGAATTCATCGGCCGAATTGCCGAGGTCGTGCCGATGCTTCGCGAGAAGGTGCCGGCGATGCTCGAGATCGCCAGTGTGCCGGCAGGCGCCACGATCGTGGGCGTGGATGAGGCCGGCGTGGAGACGGAGCTGGGACAGACGCCGGCGACGGTAGACGTGGGGCCGGGGCCGGTGACGGTGGTGCTTCGCGCACAGGGGTATGAGGAGGTCATCTGGCAGGAAGACGCTCAGGCCGAGGGCAGCTACGCCTGGAGCCCGGAGATGGTCGCGGAGCCCGTGGCGATGGTCGTGGAGGACGACCTGGAGGTGCGCGAGAGCGGGGGCTCGCTCGGCGCCTGGGGCTGGACCACGGCCGGGCTCGGGGTTGCGGCGCTGGCCACCGGTGGCGTCTTTACCTTGCTTCAGCAGAGCGCCACGGAGTCGGTGAACTCCTATGATAAGCGCGCTATCGGGGCGACTCGTGACGAGCTGGAAGGATATAAAAACGACGCTAATGGCTATTTTGAGACGGCGCGGGTGACCTACATTGCCGGCGGGGTGCTGACGGCAGCGGGTCTGGGCATGATCATTTACCAGGCCACTCAGGGCGATACGACCGAAGAGCAGGCGCTGAGTTTTGAGGGCGGTGTCAGCTCGGATGGTGGCTTCGTCGGGTTGCGCGGCCGCTTCTGAGTCGCTTGCGAGGCAGGGCATGAGCGGTTCCGGACTGTGGATACTGGCGCAGGTTGCTGACGATGTGGACCTGGCCGAGGGGGTGGGGTACGGCACCGGCCTCTCAACGTGGATTGCGCTGGTGGGCGGCCTGATGGTCGTCGCGGTTCTGATCGGTGTGGTCTTTGCCGGGATTCGCTATGTGCGCGCCGCGATGGCCAAAAGTTCCAGCGCGCCGGGGCGGATGCTTCCTCC
It includes:
- a CDS encoding tetratricopeptide repeat protein produces the protein MVVDRIKASSGLMKTLLGLCLMVCALATASPAMAQGTSMLETIRGANDAFEAEDYQTAYDLYSRAYAELPEPTILYRMGQAAEQLGMYREAIEHYTTYLDEGQDIEFIGRIAEVVPMLREKVPAMLEIASVPAGATIVGVDEAGVETELGQTPATVDVGPGPVTVVLRAQGYEEVIWQEDAQAEGSYAWSPEMVAEPVAMVVEDDLEVRESGGSLGAWGWTTAGLGVAALATGGVFTLLQQSATESVNSYDKRAIGATRDELEGYKNDANGYFETARVTYIAGGVLTAAGLGMIIYQATQGDTTEEQALSFEGGVSSDGGFVGLRGRF